In Flavobacteriaceae bacterium, the following proteins share a genomic window:
- a CDS encoding peptidase E, whose translation MRLPIKLIVILIMPLFLATSVHKFYVSVTKVEYKEEQKSLQFIMRVFIDDFEQLLRERYDENITLNIPNESKEVDVYSKKYITDKIIVKLNGESIDFKFLGKEYEDDIVYFYLEIENVTKINSLEITNKVLFDLFEEQQNIVRTKIYSKNKSFILIPTNDKGVLKFD comes from the coding sequence ATGCGATTGCCTATAAAACTGATTGTAATTTTAATAATGCCATTATTTCTGGCTACATCTGTACATAAATTTTATGTAAGTGTTACAAAAGTTGAATATAAGGAAGAACAAAAATCTCTTCAATTTATAATGCGTGTGTTTATTGATGATTTTGAGCAACTTTTAAGAGAACGTTATGATGAAAATATTACTTTAAATATTCCAAACGAATCTAAAGAAGTAGATGTTTATTCTAAAAAATATATTACAGATAAGATTATTGTAAAATTGAATGGAGAATCAATAGATTTTAAATTTTTAGGAAAAGAATACGAAGATGATATTGTTTACTTTTATTTAGAAATTGAGAATGTAACTAAAATAAATTCCTTAGAAATTACCAATAAAGTTTTGTTTGATTTATTTGAAGAACAACAAAACATAGTTAGAACAAAAATTTATTCTAAAAATAAGAGTTTTATCCTTATACCTACTAATGATAAAGGCGTGTTAAAGTTCGATTAA
- a CDS encoding M1 family peptidase, which yields MKKLQYLFISVVFLSVNAFAQNQTQPERGPGHTNNNKFKQLYDEFSTPNMFRTGSGAPGPAYYQQQADYKMDITLDDVNAKISGFETITYTNNSPDQLTYLWVQLDQNMRAKDSKTPLIESSGVGPAVSPRGFANTFLKERFDGGFNIQEVKDTNGNALPHLINGTMMRVELPKAMSTGDKFSFSIKWWYNINDHVDGRGRSGYEYFPDTDNRNYVIAQFYPRMAVYNDVEGWQNSQFFGRDEFALPFGNFEVNITVPADHKLDGTGRLTNRSEVFSKDMMKRYEKAKKSYDKPVVIVTQKEAEAAEKKKSTDTKTWKLYAENVRDFGFATSRKYIWDMMAVKVGNKDVMAVSLYSKEGNPLWEEWSTRAVAATIKSYSRMTFDYPYHKAISVHAKQQGMEYPMICWNHGRPNKDGSYSDRVKYGMISVIIHEVGHNFFPMIVNSDERQWTWMDEGLNTFVQYVAEQDFGEWNPTALSKEHKTYPSRRGPARNITAYMGGDQDFIAPIMTKGINTYQFGNNAYGKPGTALNILRETVMGRELFDYSFREYANRWKFKHPTPEDFFRTMEDASAVDLDWYWRGWFYTTDYVDISISDVKKYHVSSEPNEFVKNAAKQRNVNISDLPPLVYLVEEGSDEFKNNMKGALASKQSATLKEYLMDNFTAEQRKAIDKPKYFYNVTFQKPGGLVMPIIVEYTYADGTSKTETYPAQIWRLNDNQVSKAIASDKEIVSFKVDPNQETADVDTSNNSWPREIKQDQFDQFKNRVRN from the coding sequence ATGAAAAAACTTCAGTATTTATTTATTTCTGTTGTATTTCTTTCTGTTAATGCATTTGCACAGAATCAAACACAACCAGAGCGTGGCCCAGGCCATACAAACAATAACAAATTTAAACAGTTGTATGATGAGTTTTCAACTCCTAATATGTTTAGAACTGGATCTGGAGCTCCAGGACCTGCATATTATCAACAACAAGCAGATTATAAGATGGACATCACTCTTGATGATGTAAATGCAAAAATCTCAGGATTTGAAACAATTACTTATACCAATAATTCTCCAGATCAGCTAACATATTTATGGGTACAGTTAGATCAAAATATGAGAGCTAAAGATTCTAAAACACCTTTAATTGAAAGTAGTGGAGTAGGCCCAGCTGTATCACCACGAGGATTTGCAAATACATTTTTGAAAGAGCGTTTTGATGGTGGGTTTAATATTCAAGAAGTTAAAGATACAAATGGAAATGCATTACCGCATTTAATTAATGGTACAATGATGCGTGTAGAATTGCCAAAAGCAATGAGCACTGGTGATAAGTTTTCTTTCTCAATTAAATGGTGGTATAATATTAATGATCACGTAGATGGAAGAGGACGTTCCGGATATGAATATTTTCCCGACACAGATAATAGAAATTATGTTATCGCACAGTTTTATCCGAGAATGGCAGTATATAATGATGTAGAAGGATGGCAAAATTCACAATTTTTTGGACGCGATGAATTTGCGTTACCATTTGGAAATTTTGAAGTTAATATTACAGTGCCAGCTGATCATAAATTAGACGGTACAGGTAGATTAACGAATAGATCTGAAGTGTTTTCTAAAGATATGATGAAACGCTATGAGAAAGCAAAAAAGTCATACGATAAGCCAGTAGTTATAGTTACTCAAAAAGAAGCTGAAGCAGCCGAAAAGAAAAAGAGTACAGATACTAAAACTTGGAAATTATATGCTGAGAATGTACGTGATTTTGGATTTGCAACTTCAAGAAAATACATTTGGGATATGATGGCTGTAAAAGTTGGAAATAAAGATGTTATGGCTGTATCTCTTTACTCTAAAGAAGGAAATCCTTTATGGGAAGAATGGTCAACAAGAGCGGTAGCGGCTACAATTAAATCTTATTCTAGAATGACTTTTGATTACCCTTATCATAAAGCAATTTCTGTACATGCAAAACAACAAGGTATGGAATATCCTATGATTTGTTGGAATCATGGCCGTCCTAATAAAGATGGTTCATATAGTGATAGAGTTAAATATGGGATGATTAGTGTTATTATTCATGAAGTAGGGCACAATTTCTTTCCTATGATTGTGAATAGTGATGAACGCCAATGGACATGGATGGATGAAGGACTTAATACATTTGTACAATATGTTGCAGAGCAAGATTTTGGAGAATGGAATCCAACGGCATTGTCTAAAGAACATAAAACATATCCTTCTCGTCGTGGACCAGCTAGAAATATTACTGCTTATATGGGTGGTGATCAAGATTTTATAGCACCTATTATGACTAAAGGAATAAATACATATCAATTTGGTAATAATGCTTATGGTAAACCAGGTACTGCATTAAATATACTTCGCGAAACTGTAATGGGGCGTGAATTATTTGATTATTCGTTTAGAGAATATGCTAACCGTTGGAAATTTAAACATCCAACACCTGAAGACTTCTTCAGAACTATGGAAGATGCTTCTGCTGTAGATTTAGATTGGTATTGGAGAGGGTGGTTTTATACCACAGACTATGTAGATATTTCAATATCTGATGTAAAAAAATATCACGTATCTTCAGAACCAAATGAGTTTGTGAAAAATGCAGCTAAACAAAGAAATGTTAATATAAGTGACTTACCTCCTTTAGTATATTTAGTAGAAGAAGGAAGTGATGAATTTAAAAACAATATGAAAGGTGCTTTAGCATCAAAACAATCTGCAACATTAAAAGAATATTTAATGGATAATTTTACTGCTGAACAACGTAAAGCAATAGATAAGCCTAAATACTTTTATAATGTTACATTTCAAAAACCAGGAGGATTGGTAATGCCGATTATAGTTGAATATACATATGCAGACGGAACATCAAAAACAGAAACATACCCTGCTCAAATATGGAGACTTAACGATAACCAAGTAAGTAAAGCAATTGCTTCTGATAAAGAAATTGTATCTTTTAAGGTAGATCCTAATCAAGAAACTGCAGATGTTGATACGTCAAACAATTCTTGGCCTAGAGAAATTAAGCAAGATCAATTTGATCAGTTTAAAAATAGAGTAAGAAATTAA